Genomic segment of Prosthecobacter vanneervenii:
ACATCGAGCTGCTGAACGAAGGCAAGGAGGCCCATTACAAAGGCAAGCCCTACACCGGCCTTGTCCGCAACAAGCACTCCAACGGCAAGACCGCCGGTGAGTACCCCTACCAGAACGGCAAGATGCAGGGGGTGATGAAGGAGTGGTGGGAAAACGGCCAGCAGTCCGCCGAAACGAACTTCGACAACGGCCAGCGCCACGGGCTCAACCGCTACTGGGACATGAAGGGCCGCCAGACCAAGGAGCAGATATACGACCACGACAAGTCCGTCAGCGAAAAGCATCTCTGAACTTGGAACTTTAAACCTGAAACTTTAATCACAAGTTCGTGGCCGCTCCCGTCATCGCGCTGCTCATCATCGCCCTGGTTTCCCTGCTGGTGGTGCGTGTGGGTGCCACGGCGCTGATGATGACCGGCATCAGCTGGGACACCGCCAGCTTTCAGGCCTACTCGGCCTTCTTCGGCGTGGGCTTCACCACGAAGGAAGCTGAGCTGGTGGTCAATCACCCCGTGCGCCGCCGCATCATCCGCGATCTCATTCTTGCTGGAAACGTGGGCCTGACTTCCGCACTGGCCACACTCATCGTGACCCTGCTGCAGAGCAGCTCTGGCGGGGATACCATGCTAATGCTGGGCTGGCTGGCCGCCGGACTGGTGGTGATGCTGATGATCTCGCGCCTCGCGTGGTTTCAAAAAATTCTCGATCACGTCATCCAGCGCACGCTGGAGCGCACCGGCATGGTGCGTGCGCTGGACTATGAGCTGCTGCTGCGCATTCAGCACGGCTATGTGGTTTCGGAGATCGAAGTGCTTGCTGGCACCTTCCTCGCAGGACGCACGCTGCGCGAATCGCGCCCGTGGGACCGAGGAGTCGTCATTCTTGCCATCACGCGCGATGGTAAAACTCACTCCGGAATTCCCGCACGGGATGATCTCATCAAGACTGGAGACATCCTCACTGCCTACGGCAAGGAACCTCATCTTCTGGCCATGACTCAGCCATTTGAGCCCTCCTCCAAAACCTCACCCAAATCATGAACCTCTCCCAGCAAGTCTGCGTTATCACCGGCGGAGCCAAAGGCATCGGTCTCGCCACCGCCCACGCCCTGCTCGCACGCGGTGCCCGTTTAGCATTGCTCGACCTCGAAAACGTGGTGCTGGATCACCCTGACGCTCTCTCCATCCGCTGCGATGTCTCGCAAGCTGCGGAGGTTCAGGCTGCTCTGGATCAGGTCACCGAACAACTCGGCCCCATCTCCGTCTGGGTAAACAACGCGGGTCTCGCACGGCATCGCTGGATACCCGACTACACCGAAGCCGAGATCGATCTCATGCTCGCAGTGAATCTCAAGGGCACCATCCTCGGCTCTCAGGCAGCCCTGAAGTCCATGATCCCGCACCGGCGTGGCCACATCATCAATGTCATCTCCACCGCCAGCCTGCGTGGCATCCCGAGCGAAACCGTGTACTGCGCGGCCAAGTGGGGCGTGCGCGGCTTCACGCAGGGCCTGGCAGAAGAAGCCGCCCCGCATCGCATCCGCGTCACCGCCATTCTGCCCGGTGGTGTGGACACCGCCTTCTGGGACGACGCCTCCCAGCGCCAGGCCCCAAAGCAGCTCTTTCTCAAGCCCGAGCACATCGCCGACGGCATCATTCGCTGCCTGGAGATGGACGACTTCTGCGTCCCGCGCGAGCTGGTGCTGCGCTCTCTGGATGATAGCGACTTCACAGTGAAGCCGGCATAGACCTCGCGCCGCACGAGGATGCGGCATGATTCTCCCGCTACTCACGTATTCTCCCCTGGAAACAGCACCTTCTGGACTCAGACCAACACTGCTGGTGTGCTTGCTCCGAGCGCTTGCGGGTTCTGAATCTTGGGCACCAAATCATGAGCACACCGTTTTTCTCCAGGGCATCCCGGCGCACCTTTCTCAAGGCCGCATCACTCACCGCTCTCGGCAGCATGCCCTGCAGCCAAGCCGCAGAAAACACAGTGAGTCCGAGTCAGGACCCGCCGCCATCCGGCTTTGTCCCGCTCTTCGATGGTCGCACCTGGGCAAACTGGCAGCATGAGCCACATCTCGACGGCGTGTGGGAAATCGCTGATGGCACCATCCGCCTGCGCACCGACGAACCGCCACGCCAGCGCGGCAAGGACTACAACCTCTCCACTGCGAAGCAATACAAAGACTTTGTGCTGCTCATCGACTGGCGTCTCACCGGCAAACCCGTGGTGAAACCGCACCAGTGGCTCATGGACGACGGCCAGTTTCATACCGATGCCGCCGGCAAGGTGATCATGAAGGACAATCTCACCTGGGGAGACAGCGGCATCTACCTGCGTGGTGCACGTGCCGCACAGGTAAACATCTGGTGCCAGCCCTGCGGCAGCGGCGAGGTGGGCACCAAATTCAAGGACACTGAGGCCACGAAAGAAGAACGCATGAAGACCATGCCCAGCGTCCGTGCCGACAAAGGCCCCGGCGAATGGAACCGCTTCTTCATCACCCTGCGCGGCGACCGCGTGGATGTGACGCTCAACGGAGTGGACATCATCCAGGGCGCACGCGTGAAACAGATTCCGGCCGAAGGACCCATTACCCTCCAAAACCACAAGGATGGTGTGGAGTTCCGCCGCATCTTCATCAAGGAGCTCGATCACTAGCCTGCGATCACAAGCTGCAAAAATTTCCACTGCCATGAACACCCGCCGCACCTTTCTGACCTCTCTCGCCGGGCTTGCGGCCACCAGCGGTCACGGCCTCACCCCTTCCCTCATGAACGACGCATTTCAGATCATCCAGAAGCAGATCAAAGACGGCACCCTCGAATCCGCCGTGCTGCATGTGCGCAGGAAGCAGGACACCTTTCAGCAGGCCTTTGGCAAAGCTGCAAATGCCGATGCCATTTTCCTCCTTGCCTCCATCACCAAAACCATGACCGCCACGGCGGTGATGGTGCTGGCGGAGCGAGGCGAACTGCAGATCACCGATCCTGCAATGAAGTTCATTCCCGAGTTCAGCGAAGGCGCGCGCAAGGAAATCACCATCGAGCACCTGCTCACACACACCTCCGGCCTTCCGGATCAGTTGGAAGACAATGCCGCACTGCGCGCACGCCATGCACCGCTGGCAGAGTTTGTGCAGGGTGCTATCCGCACACCGCTGCTGTTTGCCCCCGGCACGAAGTTCCACTACCAGAGCATGGGCATTCTGCTGGCGGCGGAAATCGTGGAGCGCATTACCAAAAATCCGCTGCCAGACTTTCTTGCCAAGGAAGTTTTCACACCTCTCGACATGAAGCACAGCGCCCTCGGACTGGGCCGCTTCAAAATCGCAGACACCATCCGCTGCCAGACCGAGCACGCCGCGCCCGAATCCGGTGCTGGCGATCCCAAAGCCGCCTCTTGGGATTGGAACAGCCCCTACTGGCGCAATCTCGCCGCGCCCTGGGGTGGCGCCCATGGCTCAGCCGGCGACGTGGCTCGATTTCTTGACTCGTTTCTGCATTTCTCCGGCAAAGTGCTGCGTCCAGAAACCGTGCGTCTGATGCTGCAAAATCACAGCGAGGGTCTCGGTGCACGGCGCGGCATCGGCTTTGCCCTGGGCCCAGAGGGCTTTGGCAAAGGCTGCTCAGACAGGAGCTTTGGCCACTCGGGATCTACCGGCACTCTGGCCTGGGCAGACCCGGCCACGGACACCACGTGCGTCATCCTTACCTCGCTGCCGTCTCGCATTTCCGCAGACACGATACTACATCCCGTGTCAGACGTGGTGGCCAGGTCGCGCTGAAATTTCAACGCGCCGCATGCTCGCGGATTTCCTGCTCGCTGAGCGCGTGTTCATAGACGGCCATTTCAGCCATGCGTCCGACGAACTGGCGTGCATCCTTGTTTCCCGCAGCCTCAAACAGGCGGCCAAAGCGCAGCGCACAGGCGGTGGTCTTTTCCGTGCCAAGCAGCTCGGTGTCGCCCACCAGCCTGCCGTCCAGGTACATTTCCAGCGTGCTGCCACGGCGCTGGCAGACGAGATGCTGCCAGCGGTAGGGCGTGTAAAGCGGGGTGCTGTACACATTCATGCCATCCCTGCTCCCAGGAGGCCAGCGGAAGAGAAAGCGCACCCGGCCTGGCCGCAGGGCATTGCGTGCATCGCGCCGCGTCAGTTGCAGCAGTGAGAGCGTGTCGTGCTCATCGTCCAGCGCATGCAGCACCGCCAGCACGCTGCTGTGATACGCATCGCTGGCAAACCAGAGCTCCACCGCAAACTCATCGGGCGGGGTCCACTCGCCATCAGCGCGCAGATACTGCGGTTCATTCTCAGCAGCAAAGGCCAGGCTGCCGTCAGCTTGGGGCAGGATGCCGCCTAGAATGCGCAAAGCTTTGCCGCCCGGACCCGCATCTGCAATACTCCCTTCCGCAGCCGCCTGACCACGCCAGTAGTGCAGCGGTTTGGACTTGAGAATTCGCTGCGCATAATCCGCTCTCATAACAAGCGGAGGGATCCGCAGATCAGGTGCGCTGAGCATCTCACGTGGATCGATGCCGCGCAGCGTTTTCGCCTGTGGGTCCAGCTCCGAAGACTGCTGCGCGCTGAGCAGCCGAGTCCGCAGCGGGCTGCCATCCTTGGAGAGCATCGCCAATTCCGCCTGTCCCTGATAGACCATCACCTGCGTCTTGCCCTGGCCTTCCACATTCACGCCAAACTCCGTCCCCAGATCCACCACCGCACCTCCCGGCGTCTCGATGGTGAACCCCTCCGCTCCTTGATTCACATGTGCACGCACATTGCCACGCCTGCACGTGATGCGCTCGGCATCTTGCAGCGTGATGTCTGCCGGACCTTCAATGTGGACACTGACTCCGCTCAAGAATGCGAGCGTGAGACGTCCGCTCTCAAAACGCAGATTTCCCGCGCCCACCAGTCCTCCGACAAGTGGTTGATTCGCCTGCGCAGCATGCCATTTCACCGCATCCATCCGCACCACCAGCGCGAGATTTTCACGACCTGCGGAGGCCGTGTCTGTCTGCTGCGGCGACTGCACGATGAGCAGTACCGCAAACACCGCCGCCAGACAGGCTGCCAGCGCGGCCACAGGCCGCCACCAGGAGGCCACAAACGGGCGCGGCTGCTGGCGCAGCGCTGCCCGGATTTGCTCCTCGGCAAAGTCTTCTCTCACCGCCGCCAGCCCCAGCTCGTCCTGCAATTCCAGCCAGCGGGGCTCAGGTGCCTGCACAGCCTGCAGGCTTCCAAAGGTGCGCAGTTCCGTCACCAGTTCTTTTCTCAGCGCAGCATCTTCACGCAGCCGCTTCAGCAACTCCGCACGGCGTGCCTCCGTCATCTCTTCGCCAAACCATGCAGCGATGATATCATGCAGCTCCTCAGACATTTTGCACCTCCTTCACGACACACTCCCGCAGGAGCTGGTTGGCACGATAGTGAAGTTGGTAGATCGCCCCGGCAGAGGTTTGCAGCGCTTCTGCCAGCGCCTGCACCTTCATCCCCTCCAGGCCCGCATGCACCACACGCCGCAGCTTGTCCGGCAGCTTGGCGATGCAGCGCAGCAGGGCCTCAATGTGTTCAGGCTTTTCATGCGCGGCCGCTACATCCAGCTCGGCACCCACAATCTCCGCCACCTCGGCACGGAAGCGGTCGAGGGCGCTGGACCTCCGCTGGCTGCTGCGAAAGTGCATGAGCACCTTGTTGCGTGCGATGCCTCTCAACCACGCGCCCATGTCATCGCCACGCTTGAAGCTGTGCAGCGAGCGATACGCCGCGATGAAGGTCTCCTGCGCCAGATCGTCCACATCCCCGGTGTTGAAAACCTGCGCGCCAATGTAGCTGCGCAGCATCAGTCCGTGCGCCTGCACCACCTGCATGAAGGCGGCGGAGTCTCCGCGTGCCACGGCGTCCAGCACGGAATCCATCTGGGAGGGATCAGTCATCAGCCACAGTTTGCCGCAGACTCGCGGATCTCACACAAAAACATTTTTTGTGAGATCCCCGCCTTGGCGGCAAATCAGTCATCATAGATCACGTTCTTCTGGCACGTTATTTCCACCATGACCAAGTTCACCAGCCTCCTTCTGCTTTCCGCCCTCGGCCTCCACGCCGCCGAAGCTCCCGTGCCGGCCAAGATCGAGTTCAATCGCGATGTGCGGCCCATCCTCTCAGACAACTGCTTCTACTGCCATGGCAACGACCCCAAGCACCGCGAGGCCGACCTGCGGCTTGACATCCGCGAGGAAGCCCTGAGCGCCAAGGCCTTCATCCCCGGCAAGGGCGCGGAGAGCGAGCTGGTCTCACGCATCCTCACCACCGATGAGGACGACCTCATGCCGCCGCCGGATTCCCACAAAAAGCTCACGCCGCAGCAGAAGGAGATCCTGAAAAAATGGATCGACCAAGGAGCGGCCTACCAGCAGCACTGGGCTTATGAAAAGCCGGTGAAAGCTGCTGTTCCCGCAGGTAAAAACGGCGTGGATGTTCTGGTGCTGAAGCGCCTGGCCGAAGTCGGACTCAAGCCCTCACCTCAGGCCGATCCCCGCACGCTCATCCGCAGACTCTACCTGGATCTGATAGGCCTGCCGCCCAAACCGGAGGAGGTGGCCGCCTTTGAGCGCGATCACTCCCCTGCCGCATACGCAAAGCTCGTTGACAGCCTGCTCAAAAATCCGCACTTCGGCGAACGCATGGCCATCGGCTGGCTGGATGTGGTGCGCTTTGCCGACACCATTGGCTACCACAGCGACAACCCGCACAATGTCTGGCCTTACCGCGACTACGTCATCAACGCCTTCAATAGCAACAAGCCCTTTGACCGCTTCACCATCGAGCAGATCGCCGGCGACTTGATGCCAGACGCCAGCCAGGAGACACGCGTGGCCTCCGCCTTCAACCGCCTGCTGCTCACCACCGAGGAGGGTGGTGCCCAGGCCAAGGACTACGAGCAGCGCATGCTGACCGACCGCGTGCGTGCTGTAGGCAATGCATGGCTGGGGCAGACCACCGGCTGCAGCCAGTGCCACGATCACAAGTTCGACCCCTGGACCATGCGCGATTTTTATTCCCTCGGTGCCTTCTTTGCCGACATCAAGGAGCCGATCCTTGGCCGCCGCGAGCCCGGCATGCTGGTGCTGGATAAGGCAGGGCAGAAGAAGCAGGCGGACATCGCCCAGCGACTAGCCGCACTGCAGGCCGACTTTGCCAAGTCACGCCCGGAGCTCGCCACAGGTCAGGCGGCGTGGGAAAAGCAGGCGCAGGAAGCCGTGACCTCCAGCAGCCAGTGGCAGCCGCTGAAGCAGGTCACTGCAACCTCGGCCAAGAAAAACGTCACCCTCAAAGCAGACAAGGAAGGCGTTATCCGCGGCACCATCGACGCCAAGCGCAATGAGCGGAAACAGAACGACGGCACCGATACCTACACCCTTACCGCCAAGCTGCCTGCAGGTACCACCGGAATCCGCATCGAGGCTCTGAAGGAAAAGCTGCGCGGCATCGGCCTCGCATCTAATGGCAACTTCGTGCTGAGCGAGATCGCCCTCACCAGCGGTGGCAAAAAGCAGTCAAGAAAACTCACCGTCTCTCACGCCAGCGCCACCTATGAGCAGAAGACCTTTCCTGCATCAGCCGCTATCGACGGCATCGCAGATCAAAAGAACAACGGCTGGGGCGTGTTGGGCGGCACCGGAGCTGATCAGGCGCTCTATCTTGAATTGGCGCAGCCACTCGCTGAAGCCGACTCCGCGGTCTCTTTCACGCTCACTTTCGCCTGGGGAGACAATCACGAGATCGCCAACCTGCGCCTGAGCACCACCAGCGCGCCCAAGCCCATCCGCGCCCCCGGCACCGCCCTTCCCTCCGCTGAGATTGCCGCCATCCTGAAGACCGCACCTGAAAAGCGTACCGCTGCACAGAAAGGCCAGCTCTCCGCTGCCTACAAGCAGATCGCCCCTGAGCTCCGCGAGCTTCGCTCCAAAATCGCCACCGTGGAAAAAGAGAAGGCAGATTTCGAAAACAGCGCACCCAAATGCATCGTCTCAGTCAGCGACATGAACAAGCGCACCGTGCGCATCCTGCCACGCGGCAACTGGATGGATGAAAGCGGCGCGGTGATGAAGGCCGCCCTGCCCGGCTACCTGCCCAAGCCCAAGATCGAAGGCCGCGACCTCACCCGTCTCGATCTGGCGCAGTGGCTCGTCTCCAAGGACAATCCTCTCACCGCCCGCACCGTCATGAACCGCCTGTGGAAGCAGTTCTTCGGCATCGGCTTGAGCAAGGTGCTCGACGACCTCGGTGCCCAGGGCGAGCCCCCGGTGAACCCAGCACTGCTGGACTGGCTGGCCTGCGAGTTCATGGACAGCGGCTGGGACATGCAGCACATGATCCGCATCATCGTGGATAGCGCCACCTACCAGCAAGTCTCCACCTCCACAAAGGCACTGAGCGCCGCCGACCCCTACAATCGCGAATGCGCCCGCCAGAGCCCCTTCCGCCTGGATGCCGAACTCGTGCGTGACAATGCCCTCACCATCTCCGGCCTGCTCGTTCCAAAAATCGGCGGCCCCAGC
This window contains:
- a CDS encoding toxin-antitoxin system YwqK family antitoxin, translating into MKQLLALLLLAFCLTSCGEKQPPEVDFADKDIELLNEGKEAHYKGKPYTGLVRNKHSNGKTAGEYPYQNGKMQGVMKEWWENGQQSAETNFDNGQRHGLNRYWDMKGRQTKEQIYDHDKSVSEKHL
- a CDS encoding TrkA C-terminal domain-containing protein is translated as MAAPVIALLIIALVSLLVVRVGATALMMTGISWDTASFQAYSAFFGVGFTTKEAELVVNHPVRRRIIRDLILAGNVGLTSALATLIVTLLQSSSGGDTMLMLGWLAAGLVVMLMISRLAWFQKILDHVIQRTLERTGMVRALDYELLLRIQHGYVVSEIEVLAGTFLAGRTLRESRPWDRGVVILAITRDGKTHSGIPARDDLIKTGDILTAYGKEPHLLAMTQPFEPSSKTSPKS
- a CDS encoding SDR family oxidoreductase, with the translated sequence MNLSQQVCVITGGAKGIGLATAHALLARGARLALLDLENVVLDHPDALSIRCDVSQAAEVQAALDQVTEQLGPISVWVNNAGLARHRWIPDYTEAEIDLMLAVNLKGTILGSQAALKSMIPHRRGHIINVISTASLRGIPSETVYCAAKWGVRGFTQGLAEEAAPHRIRVTAILPGGVDTAFWDDASQRQAPKQLFLKPEHIADGIIRCLEMDDFCVPRELVLRSLDDSDFTVKPA
- a CDS encoding 3-keto-disaccharide hydrolase — encoded protein: MSTPFFSRASRRTFLKAASLTALGSMPCSQAAENTVSPSQDPPPSGFVPLFDGRTWANWQHEPHLDGVWEIADGTIRLRTDEPPRQRGKDYNLSTAKQYKDFVLLIDWRLTGKPVVKPHQWLMDDGQFHTDAAGKVIMKDNLTWGDSGIYLRGARAAQVNIWCQPCGSGEVGTKFKDTEATKEERMKTMPSVRADKGPGEWNRFFITLRGDRVDVTLNGVDIIQGARVKQIPAEGPITLQNHKDGVEFRRIFIKELDH
- a CDS encoding serine hydrolase domain-containing protein, yielding MNTRRTFLTSLAGLAATSGHGLTPSLMNDAFQIIQKQIKDGTLESAVLHVRRKQDTFQQAFGKAANADAIFLLASITKTMTATAVMVLAERGELQITDPAMKFIPEFSEGARKEITIEHLLTHTSGLPDQLEDNAALRARHAPLAEFVQGAIRTPLLFAPGTKFHYQSMGILLAAEIVERITKNPLPDFLAKEVFTPLDMKHSALGLGRFKIADTIRCQTEHAAPESGAGDPKAASWDWNSPYWRNLAAPWGGAHGSAGDVARFLDSFLHFSGKVLRPETVRLMLQNHSEGLGARRGIGFALGPEGFGKGCSDRSFGHSGSTGTLAWADPATDTTCVILTSLPSRISADTILHPVSDVVARSR
- a CDS encoding LamG-like jellyroll fold domain-containing protein; its protein translation is MSEELHDIIAAWFGEEMTEARRAELLKRLREDAALRKELVTELRTFGSLQAVQAPEPRWLELQDELGLAAVREDFAEEQIRAALRQQPRPFVASWWRPVAALAACLAAVFAVLLIVQSPQQTDTASAGRENLALVVRMDAVKWHAAQANQPLVGGLVGAGNLRFESGRLTLAFLSGVSVHIEGPADITLQDAERITCRRGNVRAHVNQGAEGFTIETPGGAVVDLGTEFGVNVEGQGKTQVMVYQGQAELAMLSKDGSPLRTRLLSAQQSSELDPQAKTLRGIDPREMLSAPDLRIPPLVMRADYAQRILKSKPLHYWRGQAAAEGSIADAGPGGKALRILGGILPQADGSLAFAAENEPQYLRADGEWTPPDEFAVELWFASDAYHSSVLAVLHALDDEHDTLSLLQLTRRDARNALRPGRVRFLFRWPPGSRDGMNVYSTPLYTPYRWQHLVCQRRGSTLEMYLDGRLVGDTELLGTEKTTACALRFGRLFEAAGNKDARQFVGRMAEMAVYEHALSEQEIREHAAR
- a CDS encoding sigma-70 family RNA polymerase sigma factor; translation: MTDPSQMDSVLDAVARGDSAAFMQVVQAHGLMLRSYIGAQVFNTGDVDDLAQETFIAAYRSLHSFKRGDDMGAWLRGIARNKVLMHFRSSQRRSSALDRFRAEVAEIVGAELDVAAAHEKPEHIEALLRCIAKLPDKLRRVVHAGLEGMKVQALAEALQTSAGAIYQLHYRANQLLRECVVKEVQNV
- a CDS encoding PSD1 and planctomycete cytochrome C domain-containing protein; amino-acid sequence: MTKFTSLLLLSALGLHAAEAPVPAKIEFNRDVRPILSDNCFYCHGNDPKHREADLRLDIREEALSAKAFIPGKGAESELVSRILTTDEDDLMPPPDSHKKLTPQQKEILKKWIDQGAAYQQHWAYEKPVKAAVPAGKNGVDVLVLKRLAEVGLKPSPQADPRTLIRRLYLDLIGLPPKPEEVAAFERDHSPAAYAKLVDSLLKNPHFGERMAIGWLDVVRFADTIGYHSDNPHNVWPYRDYVINAFNSNKPFDRFTIEQIAGDLMPDASQETRVASAFNRLLLTTEEGGAQAKDYEQRMLTDRVRAVGNAWLGQTTGCSQCHDHKFDPWTMRDFYSLGAFFADIKEPILGRREPGMLVLDKAGQKKQADIAQRLAALQADFAKSRPELATGQAAWEKQAQEAVTSSSQWQPLKQVTATSAKKNVTLKADKEGVIRGTIDAKRNERKQNDGTDTYTLTAKLPAGTTGIRIEALKEKLRGIGLASNGNFVLSEIALTSGGKKQSRKLTVSHASATYEQKTFPASAAIDGIADQKNNGWGVLGGTGADQALYLELAQPLAEADSAVSFTLTFAWGDNHEIANLRLSTTSAPKPIRAPGTALPSAEIAAILKTAPEKRTAAQKGQLSAAYKQIAPELRELRSKIATVEKEKADFENSAPKCIVSVSDMNKRTVRILPRGNWMDESGAVMKAALPGYLPKPKIEGRDLTRLDLAQWLVSKDNPLTARTVMNRLWKQFFGIGLSKVLDDLGAQGEPPVNPALLDWLACEFMDSGWDMQHMIRIIVDSATYQQVSTSTKALSAADPYNRECARQSPFRLDAELVRDNALTISGLLVPKIGGPSVKPYQPAKYWENLNFPTREWQNDSGEGLYRRGLYTWWQRTFLQPSLLAFDAPSREECVAERNRSNIPQQALVLLNDPTYVEAARSFAARVLSECNGDTSQRITWAFEQALQRKPSTEELQTLTSLHDKQFADYQKDAASAEALLKTGAAAVPASLNKSELAAWTHVTRVLLNLHETITRS